In a single window of the Gossypium hirsutum isolate 1008001.06 chromosome D02, Gossypium_hirsutum_v2.1, whole genome shotgun sequence genome:
- the LOC107910123 gene encoding ferrochelatase-1, chloroplastic isoform X4 — MEEKIGVLLLNLGGPETLKDDIIRLPGLFKLLQRPLAKLISVLRAPKSEEGYAAIGGGSPLRKITDEQANALRMALEANNVNVSVYVGMRYWYSFTEEVIEQIKLDRIKKLVVLPLYPQFSISTTGRD, encoded by the exons ATGGAGGAAAAAATTGGGGTTCTTCTTTTGAACCTTGGAGGGCCAGAGACACTTAAAGAT GATATAATACGGTTGCCTGGGCTGTTTAAGTTACTTCAACGGCCATTGGCGAAGCTAATATCTGTTCTTCGAGCTCCGAAAAGTGAAGAAGGGTATGCTGCCATTGGTGGCGGCTCACCTTTGCGTAAAATAACCGATGAACAG GCAAATGCTCTTCGAATGGCTTTGGAGGCAAATAATGTGAATGTCAGTGTGTATGTTGGAATGCGATATTGGTATTCATTCACAGAGGAGGTCATTGAGCAG ATTAAGCTAGACAGGATAAAAAAGCTTGTTGTGTTGCCATTATATCCTCAGTTCTCCATTTCCACAACTGGAAGAGATTGA
- the LOC107910123 gene encoding ferrochelatase-2, chloroplastic isoform X1, translated as MEEKIGVLLLNLGGPETLKDVQPFLYNLFADLDIIRLPGLFKLLQRPLAKLISVLRAPKSEEGYAAIGGGSPLRKITDEQANALRMALEANNVNVSVYVGMRYWYSFTEEVIEQVDTLLDGIKWDDKGLAVAIAQNVDTGAILMQGFVNRGALATTITSRKAMFFSRSRATLWTKGETSNNFINIYDKRRNKLCVQFSWRGFLLGHVRLLLVKLLEIQEQIGSSNIKMSIIRFEANK; from the exons ATGGAGGAAAAAATTGGGGTTCTTCTTTTGAACCTTGGAGGGCCAGAGACACTTAAAGATGTTCAACCTTTTCTATATAACTTGTTTGCTGATCTT GATATAATACGGTTGCCTGGGCTGTTTAAGTTACTTCAACGGCCATTGGCGAAGCTAATATCTGTTCTTCGAGCTCCGAAAAGTGAAGAAGGGTATGCTGCCATTGGTGGCGGCTCACCTTTGCGTAAAATAACCGATGAACAG GCAAATGCTCTTCGAATGGCTTTGGAGGCAAATAATGTGAATGTCAGTGTGTATGTTGGAATGCGATATTGGTATTCATTCACAGAGGAGGTCATTGAGCAG gTTGATACATTGTTGGACGGTATCAAATGGGATGACAAAGGTTTAGCAGTGGCTATAGCTCAAAATGTTGACACTGGAGCCATATTAATGCAAGGCTTTGTGAACAGGGGTGCACTAGCTACAACTATCACTTCTAGGAAGGCAATGTTCTTCAGTCGATCACGGGCAACATTATGGACAAAAGGAGAAACTTCCAACAATTTCATCAACATTTATGACAAAAGGAGAAACAAGTTATGCGTGCAATTTAGTTGGAGAGGTTTTTTGTTAGGTCATGTAAGACTTTTGTTGGTTAAACTATTAGAAATTCAAGAGCAAATTGGGTCCTCTAATATAAAAATGAGCATAATTCGTTTTGAAGCAAACAagtaa
- the LOC107910123 gene encoding coproporphyrin III ferrochelatase isoform X2, producing MEEKIGVLLLNLGGPETLKDDIIRLPGLFKLLQRPLAKLISVLRAPKSEEGYAAIGGGSPLRKITDEQANALRMALEANNVNVSVYVGMRYWYSFTEEVIEQVDTLLDGIKWDDKGLAVAIAQNVDTGAILMQGFVNRGALATTITSRKAMFFSRSRATLWTKGETSNNFINIYDKRRNKLCVQFSWRGFLLGHVRLLLVKLLEIQEQIGSSNIKMSIIRFEANK from the exons ATGGAGGAAAAAATTGGGGTTCTTCTTTTGAACCTTGGAGGGCCAGAGACACTTAAAGAT GATATAATACGGTTGCCTGGGCTGTTTAAGTTACTTCAACGGCCATTGGCGAAGCTAATATCTGTTCTTCGAGCTCCGAAAAGTGAAGAAGGGTATGCTGCCATTGGTGGCGGCTCACCTTTGCGTAAAATAACCGATGAACAG GCAAATGCTCTTCGAATGGCTTTGGAGGCAAATAATGTGAATGTCAGTGTGTATGTTGGAATGCGATATTGGTATTCATTCACAGAGGAGGTCATTGAGCAG gTTGATACATTGTTGGACGGTATCAAATGGGATGACAAAGGTTTAGCAGTGGCTATAGCTCAAAATGTTGACACTGGAGCCATATTAATGCAAGGCTTTGTGAACAGGGGTGCACTAGCTACAACTATCACTTCTAGGAAGGCAATGTTCTTCAGTCGATCACGGGCAACATTATGGACAAAAGGAGAAACTTCCAACAATTTCATCAACATTTATGACAAAAGGAGAAACAAGTTATGCGTGCAATTTAGTTGGAGAGGTTTTTTGTTAGGTCATGTAAGACTTTTGTTGGTTAAACTATTAGAAATTCAAGAGCAAATTGGGTCCTCTAATATAAAAATGAGCATAATTCGTTTTGAAGCAAACAagtaa
- the LOC107910123 gene encoding ferrochelatase-1, chloroplastic isoform X3: MEEKIGVLLLNLGGPETLKDVQPFLYNLFADLDIIRLPGLFKLLQRPLAKLISVLRAPKSEEGYAAIGGGSPLRKITDEQANALRMALEANNVNVSVYVGMRYWYSFTEEVIEQIKLDRIKKLVVLPLYPQFSISTTGRD, encoded by the exons ATGGAGGAAAAAATTGGGGTTCTTCTTTTGAACCTTGGAGGGCCAGAGACACTTAAAGATGTTCAACCTTTTCTATATAACTTGTTTGCTGATCTT GATATAATACGGTTGCCTGGGCTGTTTAAGTTACTTCAACGGCCATTGGCGAAGCTAATATCTGTTCTTCGAGCTCCGAAAAGTGAAGAAGGGTATGCTGCCATTGGTGGCGGCTCACCTTTGCGTAAAATAACCGATGAACAG GCAAATGCTCTTCGAATGGCTTTGGAGGCAAATAATGTGAATGTCAGTGTGTATGTTGGAATGCGATATTGGTATTCATTCACAGAGGAGGTCATTGAGCAG ATTAAGCTAGACAGGATAAAAAAGCTTGTTGTGTTGCCATTATATCCTCAGTTCTCCATTTCCACAACTGGAAGAGATTGA
- the LOC107907957 gene encoding uncharacterized protein — protein MVLELMDEFDDITFCYLPRDENQIADALADALATLAFMIREKDDHPWYLNILRYVKNREYPDQATENDKRALRRMAIDYVLDGKILYKKGKDQVLLRCVDAVEVRKILEEVHEGICGTHTNGFIMARQIMRFGYF, from the exons atgGTTCTTGAATTGATGGACgagtttgatgacattacttTTTGTTATCTTCCACGAGATGAGAATCAGATAGCTGATGCGTTGGCTGATGCGTTGGCTACCTTAGCCTTCATGATCCGA GAAAAAGATGACCATCCCTGGTATTTgaatatattacgatatgtgaaaAATCGTGAGTATCCAGAtcaggcaacggagaatgataagagAGCATTGAGAAGAATGGCTATTGACTATGTTCTAGATGGAAAGATCCTGTACAAAAAagggaaggatcaagtactgctAAGATGTGTGGACGCAGTGGAAGTTAGAAAAATTCtagaagaggtccatgagggtatttgtggaacacataCAAATGGTTTCATAATGGCCAggcagatcatgagatttgggtatttTTAG